A window of Apium graveolens cultivar Ventura chromosome 8, ASM990537v1, whole genome shotgun sequence contains these coding sequences:
- the LOC141680569 gene encoding uncharacterized protein LOC141680569, translated as MDLVQSMNVISLEDEEEGGLQIEEPTGDVIGLHVQGFDPKLCVVGRFISEGKVDFMAMQHTMAALWKPGRGVYMKELDLNLYLFQFYHEIDVKRVMEGCPWSFNRCALVMARLKEGENPRNVALNRMELWVQVHDLKLGFMSEKILSGIGNYVGKFVEVCSNNFNGVWRDYMRIRVSIDLRVPLKRRMKLKMAGDEWFWVNFKYENIPTFCFICGIIGHFEKFCSKLFEMPENDIVKPYGP; from the coding sequence ATGGATCTGGTACAAAGTATGAACGTTATTTCTTTGGAGGATGAGGAAGAAGGGGGGCTTCAGATAGAGGAACCAACAGGAGATGTGATTGGTTTGCATGTTCAAGGTTTTGATCCAAAACTGTGTGTGGTCGGCAGATTCATATCAGAAGGGAAGGTGGATTTCATGGCAATGCAACATACCATGGCTGCCTTATGGAAACCTGGAAGGGGTGTTTATATGAAGGAGTTGGATTTGAATCTATATTTGTTTCAGTTCTATCACGAGATAGACGTTAAGAGGGTAATGGAGGGTTGTCCGTGGTCTTTCAACAGATGTGCTTTGGTTATGGCTCGTCTAAAGGAAGGCGAGAACCCAAGAAACGTTGCTCTAAATAGGATGGAATTATGGGTACAAGTTCATGATTTGAAATTAGGCTTCATGTCAGAGAAAATTTTAAGTGGTATTGGGAACTATGTTGGCAAGTTCGTTGAAGTTTGTTCCAATAATTTTAATGGAGTATGGCGGGACTACATGAGAATACGAGTATCCATTGATCTTCGTGTGCCGCTGAAACGTCGAATGAAACTTAAAATGGCAGGGGATGAGTGGTTTTGGGTAAATTTCAAATATGAAAACATCCCAACATTCTGCTTCATTTGCGGCATTATTGGCCACTTTGAAAAATTCTGTAGCAAGCTGTTTGAAATGCCGGAGAACGACATTGTCAAGCCTTACGGTCCTTGA